One window of Planctomycetaceae bacterium genomic DNA carries:
- a CDS encoding (5-formylfuran-3-yl)methyl phosphate synthase, whose translation MIPQLLVSVRNRQEAVNALAGGAQIIDVKEPSKGPLGMADVPTMIDVADATLRWNQANRTAVSTSFALGEIGDWEGMDHQESRSAALEDHRNLVNAFREGRLAGVLLKVGTSRAGGEHVRSNVFPESLLPYVASLENPVANWIAVAYADYTRCQGICPLKLAERAVTSPGCVGLLIDTFVKDGQGLLRFMSQEALHAIRNITSTANLRLALAGQIQTCDLPALCGIAPDVIGIRGAACDSGDRKSAISQIRVRDFLEALAATRWSRHREDAQSNVSGHQ comes from the coding sequence GTGATTCCTCAACTCCTGGTTTCAGTTCGAAATCGTCAGGAAGCCGTCAACGCACTGGCGGGAGGGGCGCAGATTATTGATGTCAAAGAACCATCAAAGGGCCCGCTGGGAATGGCTGATGTGCCCACCATGATCGACGTGGCCGACGCGACATTGCGGTGGAATCAAGCCAACCGAACTGCCGTATCCACAAGCTTTGCGCTGGGAGAAATCGGGGACTGGGAGGGCATGGACCATCAGGAGTCCCGTTCAGCAGCGTTGGAGGATCATCGAAATTTGGTGAACGCCTTCCGGGAGGGTCGATTGGCCGGCGTGCTGCTGAAGGTCGGGACAAGTCGAGCTGGAGGGGAACACGTTCGTTCAAACGTTTTTCCAGAATCGCTGCTACCCTACGTTGCATCGCTAGAGAATCCGGTGGCGAATTGGATCGCGGTCGCCTACGCGGACTACACGCGATGTCAGGGGATCTGCCCCCTCAAGCTCGCGGAACGGGCTGTCACAAGTCCCGGCTGTGTTGGCCTGCTGATCGATACTTTTGTTAAGGACGGACAGGGGCTGCTGCGTTTTATGTCGCAGGAAGCTCTTCACGCAATCCGGAACATCACGAGCACGGCAAATCTCCGACTGGCACTTGCGGGACAAATCCAAACCTGTGACCTGCCTGCACTTTGCGGAATTGCACCGGATGTCATCGGGATTCGCGGGGCAGCCTGCGATTCGGGGGACCGAAAATCGGCCATCTCACAGATTCGGGTCCGCGATTTCCTCGAAGCCCTCGCAGCGACAAGGTGGTCAAGGCATCGGGAAGATGCTCAAAGCAATGTGAGTGGCCATCAGTAA